A window of Synergistales bacterium genomic DNA:
GTATCGATGTGTTCCTGGCGTTCTTCTCTCGCCTTTTCGAAAAGCCTGGAGCGGAGGACCTGCATCGCCATCTGGCGGTTCATGTGTTGCGATCGCTCGTTCTGGCAGCTGACCACCATGCCTGTAGGAAGATGGGTGATGCGGACGGCGGAATCTGTCATGTTGACGTACTGCCCCCCGGCTCCGCTCGCCCGGAAGGTGTCGATCCGCAGGTCTTCCTGTTTGATGTCGACCTCTTCGTTCTCGGGGATCTCAGGGGTTACCTCCACCGAAGCGAAGCTGGTGTGTCTCCGCTTCGCTGTATCGAAAGGAGAGATGCGGACCAGACGATGGATGCCTCGCTCCGCCTTCAGATAACCGTAGGCATAGTCCCCCTGGACCAGGGTTGTGGCGCTTTTGATACCCGCTTCTTCATCCTGTGCCAATTCGAGGATGCGTGCGGTAAAGCCGCTGTTCTCCATCCAGCGGAGATAGAGACGGTGGAGCATCTCCGCCCAGTCCTGGGAATCCAGCCCCCCGGCACCTGGATGTATTGTGAGGATAGCATTATGGTTATCGTATTCATCGTTCATGAGAAGGACGAACTGTTTTTCGTCTATCATTTTGCGTAACCGGGCCGCTCGTTCGGCGAATTCCCCTTCGAGCTCCCGGTCCTCGTTCTCCTGGAGCATTTCGATGATTGTTTCCAGCTCCTCCAGTTCGTCGCGGATTTGCTGCCAGGTCTGCCTCTTTTCGTCGATGGCGGAGAGCTGTCTGGTGAGCTCCTGCGCATCCTTGCGTGACCAGAAGTCCGGTTGCCCGGTGAGTTCTAGGAGTTCTTTCGATTTCTGTTCCAGTGCAGGCAGGTCAAAGACTGTCCTGCAGCTCGTTTGCCAGCGAGCGCAGTTCTTCCAATTCGTTCAGTTGTGCTGTAGGTTCCATTGTCCTCTCTCCTCCATAGTGCAAGATATCAGTGGGTTGTCTTCTGAACAAATGCATTCTATCATGCAAGCAGCGCTACAGAAACGGGAGGGCCGCATATGTCCCATGTGGTTGGTTCATCCTCATTAAAATGCACCGTCCTGGAGCGTCTCTCCTTGCTGGGGGCGGACCGCAGAACGGAGATCCTCCCTGTCGCTGCGGTAGGAGAGGGCCTGATGCGTGGGGTCGTTGTGCCGTCGCTTCGGCAGCTGGCTGAAGAGGGCCTCGTGCAGTTGGAGGGTGGGCGGGTTCGGATGATCCCTGTCCATGAGAAGCCTTTCGAACCGCTTGCACCAAGCTGGATCGCCCTCCAGCTGCTCCATAAAGGGTACTCGGCCCCGGTTTTGTACTGGGATTGCCTCACGTCCACCCAGCGGATGGCAAGGAGGCTTGCCGACAGAGGGGCGCCGCACGGTACGATTGTCGTAGCTGGAGAGCAGACGGAGGGGCGTGGCCGGCGCGGGAACCGCTGGTGTTCCCCTCGGAGGGGTGGCCTCTATCTCACGGTGGTCCTCAGACAGGGGGATTCCGGGGCCCTGATGCCACTGCTGAACCTTGCGGCCGGTCTCGCCGTACGGGAGTCGCTGCAGGAGGAAAGCGGGATCTCCCTTGCGTTGAAGTGGCCCAACGATGTGCTCTACAACGGAAGGAAGCTCTGCGGCATCCTGAGTGAGGCCCGCACTGCAGGGTCCACCGTGCAATATCTGCTGCTTGGTATCGGTGTGAACACGGGGCCCCTCGCGGTCTTTGAAGGAATCCCAAAACAGGGGGCCCTGCCGGCGGCCTCACTGGACGAATTGAACACTGCCTCCCTTTGCAGGGAACGGATTGTCGTGCATCTGCTCTGTTCCCTGTTGCAATATCTGGAACGGCAGCAGCAGGAGGGAGGAAGAGAACAGCTGCTCGAGACCTTCGCCAGGCACTGCTGCTCCGTTGGGCAGCGATTGCGGGTCCGTTCGGCTTCGGAGACCTTTGAAGCCTGGGGTGCGGGTATCGGGCCCGACGGCTCGTTGCTTGTCGACCGTAACGGCGAAACCCTTGTCCTCCGCTCCGAGGAGGTCTTTCAGATCAGGGAGGCCCCTGCAATCCAGAGCGGAACGTGACCATCATGGCTCCTCCTCAATCGTCGGCAGTTCCAGGAGTGTCGCATCGCCGTGCTTCCGGAAATTCCAGATAGAGAGATAGATGTCGTAAAAGAAGAGAAAGAGCCCCTCATCGTTCTCGATTCGGGGAGGCGGCAGCTCCATGGCATAGGGGAGGGTCTGAAGACGCTCCCGCAGGGGGGCTGGGGTGGCGACACTATACAGGACGATCCATTCCTTTTTGCGGCAGGTCTCAAGGGCCTTGTCCAGATAGACCTGCTGTTCCCCCCGTCCCCAGGCTTCCACCAGTTTCCAGGGCGGGCCACTGTATCGCTCCGCTGCCGCCTGAAGCCAGTATCGATAGTAGCAGGTCACATCGAAAAGAGGGACCGCCCCGATCAGTCGTCGCCCCACATTGACGGTTCCCAGGATGCGGGACTGGAACTCGGCGAGACGTCGCTGGAAATAGCTGTACCTGTCGGGGATGGATGACGCAAGAGCCCCAAGAAGACGTTGACCGACGAAGGGCATCGAGGCGGGATCGAAGTAGTAGGCAACCCCTTCTTTCCCTTTCATGTAGGGCATTTCTTCAAAGAGCACCTCGGTTCGGCCGGGTTTCCCCGCACCGAGGGATTTCTCCAACCCTTTCAGTTCCTCTCTGTCCAGCGCAAGCGCGAGATCGCAGCGTACCGTGCCGGGATCGACCTGGGGGTTCGCCACAATGTCCCCGCTGGCGTTCACGATACGGAGCGGCAGGGTGTCGATATAGACCCCGCCGAGGAAGGAACACATCGTGGCAAGCCACGGGGAAGCAACACAGACAGCATACTTCTCCGCAGCTGTGGCTGTGGGGCTTTGCTGCGTTGTCACGCCTCCGACCCCACAGCCACTGATCCAGAAGAAGAACGCTGCGAACAAGCCGAACAGCACCGAACGGCCTATCCTGTTCACTGAGGAGCCTCGCGATCCTGTGGATGTTCTGTCATGGGAACCTCTCTTCGGACCCCGGGCTGCGTAGCCCGGGGTGAATCGTCTCAGGGGAGTCTTCTTTTCCCAGAGATGGGACCTAGACGACCCTTTCGCCCAGTTTGTAGACCGCCTGCACCGAGGGGACACCGGCGTGATAGGCAAGAATCGCCGGGGTTGCTCCGTCGAGAAGCAGGAAATCGGCATTTTTCCCCGCATCGAGGCTTCCGCTTCGGCGTTCCTCTCCGATTGCATAGGCGGCATTGAGTGTCGCTGCAGTCAGTGCTTCCTCCACATCCATATCCATGTTCATTACGGCAAGCCCAAAGATAAAGGGCATGGATTCCGTGTAGCTGGATCCCGGGTTGCAGTCTGTGGCCAGGGCGACCGGGACATCCATCTCGATCATCTTCCGCACCGGGGCGTAGGGCTTCTTGAGACTGTATGCCGTAGCCGGGAGGATCACCCCGATCACACCCTTGGCGGCCATCTGTCGGAGGTTCTCTTCGCCGGCCGCCAGGAGATGCTCGGCGGAGGTCGCTTCCATCTCCGCCGCGAGCCCGGCGCCACCGAGATCATGGACCTCGTCGGCGTGGATCTTCAGTCCCAGACCGTGTTCCCGGGCCGCTGCAAGAACCCGTCGGCTCTGCTCTATGGAAAAGACCCCCTGTTCGCAGAAGACATCACAGAAACGGGCGATCCCTTGCGATGCTACCTGGGGGAGCATCTCCCGCACTACCCTGTCCACGAACCGGTCCGGATTCTCTTTGTCTTCCTGCGGGATGGCGTGGGCGCCCATGAATGTGGGAACCACAGTCAGAGGGGTGGTCTTTGCCACCTGACTGATGACCGCAAGCATCCGGAGCTCCTGATCGGCATCCAGCCCGTAGCCGCTTTTCATCTCCACTGTTGTGGTGCCATAGGAGAGCGCGGAGAGAGCATGGCTGACGGTGTTGTCGATGAGCTCCCGGTCCGTCGCCTCTTGCACCGACCGGACGGAGGAAAGGATGCCGCCGCCCTTTTCGAGGATCTCGAGGTAGGAGGCACCGCCGAGCCGCCGGGCGAACTCCTCTTCCCGGCGCCTGGCAAAACACATGTGCGTATGGGGATCGACAAAGCCGGGGATCAGACAGCGTCCCGAACAGTCGATCTCCTGATCGATGATTGTCTCGTTCCGGACGATCTCCTTTCGGAGCTCCTCTTCGTTGCCGATCTGTGAAATGACTCCATTATGTACAAGCAGTGCACCCTTTGGGTATTGCCTGATGTTCTTCTGGGCGCTGCCTGAAGGGGCGTGCCCCGGATCCTCGGGGGTGTGGATTCGGGCATTATAGAACAGTTTTTTCATGGATCTTCTCTCCTTCGCCTGCAACTGGTGACAGTGTGGACACAATAGAAAAGAGGGATATGCCGGCGGCACACCCCTCCCGGGAGATCTGTGGGTGTTACGGTGTGATCAGGGACTTCTCCTCTACCACGCCGTAGTACTGGTACCGGCCGTCCTTGGCGATCTGCACCTGTACCGGTTTCACCACTTCGCCGATTTCCGTGAATCCCTTGATGATACCGGTCAGCCCTGCGAAGTCCTCCAGATTCTCCATGGCCTGCTGGACCTCCACCGGGTCTGTTGTGCCGGCTTTGTTGATGCTTTCGGTGATGATCAGCAGTGCATCGTAGGCGGAGGCGCCGACCATATCCGGTTCCATGTCAAAGCGGCTTCTGTATTCGCTGAGGTAGCTTTTCACGATGTCCCGCTCGGAACCGCGGTTGAAGTTGGTGACGATAATGAATCCCTCCGCCGCGTCGCCGGCGATCTCGAAGAACTTCGGGGAATCGGCGCCTTCGTCGCCGATGAAGGGGGCGTCGATACCCATGTTGCGGGCCTGCTTGATCATCGGTCCGGCCTGGAAATAGTATCCGGAGCCCACGATGACATCGGGCTCGAGCTCCTTGATCCTGGAGAGATAGGGGCTGTAGTCCTTTTCCTGGAAGGGGTAGGCCTTGTCGTAGAGGATCTCGATCCCGTGCTCCTTGGCGTAGACCCGGAACCCTTCAGCCAGGGCATGGCCGAAATCGTTGTCGGCGTGCAGCATCGCCACGGTTTTCGCTTCCAGCATCGTGTCGGTGACGTAGGCTGCGGCCTTCCCCTCCACGGTGCCGAGAAACCCGTTACGGAAGCAGAATTCTCCGGCTTTGGTGATGTCGGGGTGCACCGCATAGGCGGCCACAAAGGGTATCTGCGCGGCATTGAAGATCTGGGCCGCTGCTCTGCTGGGCATACTGTAGGACCCACCTACAGCGGCCACCACCTGATCCTGCTGGATCAGCTTCCTGGAGAGGGCTACCGCTTCCTTGGTGTCCGCTCGATCATCGTAGATGACCAGCTCGACATCCTTCCCCAGAACGCCTCCCTGTTCGTTGATCCGCTCTTTGGCAAGCTTGACCGAATTCTCGACACTTCTTCCGTCCGCTGCGGCGAATCCGGTGAGGGGAGCCAGAACCCCAACCTTGACCGTTTCCGCTGCGGAAACCGCGCCCGCACATACCGTGACCGCGAACATCAATGCTATTGCTATCCGTACTACCTTCATACAACACACCTCCTCAGTGTATGGTACAGCACTATCCTAATGGCTCTGTTACGGTTCTTCAAATGCCTAGAGACCCAGGTAGGCGGTCCGGACACGCTGATCTTCCAGCAGTTCATCGGCGTTGCCCGAAAGCGCCATTTGTCCGGTTTCGATGACATATGCTCTGCTTGAGGCACGGAGTGAGGCCAGGGCGTTCTGTTCGACAAGAAGAATGGTCAGGCCGTAATCCCGGTTGAGCTGTTCCAGAACACGGAACACCTGATCCACCAGTTTGGGCATCAGTCCCATTGAAATCTCGTCAACCAGCAAAAGCCTGGGCGACGAGACAAGCGCTCTCGCGATGGCTACCTGTTGCCGTTCCCCTCCGGAGAGGGTGTTGGCGAGCTGATTCGCCCGCTCTTCCAGCCGGGGGAATATGGAGTAGATCCATTGGAACTGTGTCTCCAGATTGATCTTTGAGCGCATCTTGTAGACACCGGTGAGGATGTTTTCGTAGACGGTCATCTGAGGGAATGTGCGGGCTCCCTCCGGGACGACACGGATCCCGAGACGTGCCCGCTGATGAGGAGGGACGCCTATCAGCTCCCTGCCGTTGAACCGGATGCTTCCCTGTACTGAGGAGACCAGTCCCATCAAAGCGTTCAAAGTAGATGTCTTGCCGGCGCCGTTGGCTCCGATGATGGAAACAAACTCCCCTTCGTCAAGCTCAAAGGAGAGGCCGTGCACCGCCTCGATGTCGCCGTAGGAGACGTGGAGATCATTGACGTCAAGAAGCATAGCCGAGCCCTTCCTTTCCGAGATAGGCCTCCACCACATCTGGATTGTCGCTGACCTCTTGCGGTGCTCCCTCTGCAAGCTTGCTTCCGTGGTCCAACACAACAATGCGGTCGGAGAGCGACATGGCGACCTTCATGTTGTGCTCGATGAGGAGTACGGTGACCCCCTGGTTGCGGATCCGCTGGATGAATGTCTGTAACGCCGTGATTTCTTCGTGCCGGAGTCCGGAAAAGGACTCATCCAGAAGCAGAAGCTTTGGGTGCAGGGCAAGGGCTCTGGCGATCTCCAGACGGCGGAGGTTGCCCAGAGGCAGCAGCCCCGCTTTCTGAGAGGAGAGATCCTCTATCCCTACCGATTGGAGGATCTCCTGGGCTCGAGAGCGGATATTGGCTTTTTTCCAACTCTTCCACATCCCTGTTGATGAGGGGTAGTCCCCCAGTCCCAGGGCGACGGTCACATTCTCCAGAACAGTGAGCTCCGTGAAGGGTTTGACCACCTGAAAGGTTCTCCCGATACCACGGTACGCCATAGCATGGGGAGCCGTGGCGGTCACATCGCTGCCGTTGAAGAGGATGCTCCCCGAGGTCGGCTGGAGAAGACCGGAGATCATGTTGAAACAGGTTGTCTTCCCGGCTCCATTGGGACCGATGAGGCCGAGGATCTCTCCGGTGTTTACGGAAAAGCTCACCTGCTCCACCGCTTTGAGACCGCCGAAGTGTTTGGAGAGCTGCCTGATTTCGAGGATTGGGATTGACTCACTCATGGGTCCCGCCCCCTTTGCCGAAGGTTTTCCGCAGCAGACTCCGGGCCAGACTCTGCTCCCCCAGCAGGCCCCCGGGCTGGAAGCGTATCATCAACAGAAGGAGCGCTGCGTAGAGAAACATCCGGTAATCGGTCAGCGGCCGGAAGACCTCCGGAAGGATCCCCAGCACCGCAGCCCCGAGGACCGGCCCCCAGAGCGTGCCCATCCCTCCGAGAACCAGAATGGAAAGCAGCTGTACCGATACGGGAAAAGCGAAATCCGAGGGGCTGACAAAGTGCATGTAATGGGCGTACAGAGCCCCACCCAGTCCGGCCATCGCGGTTCCCACCACAAAGGCGAGCAGCTTGAAGCGCACCGGCGAGATCCCCATGCTGGAGGCGGCGGTTTCGTCTTCACGGATAGCCGCACAGGCCAGTCCCGCCCAGCATCTTGTAAACCACCAGCAGACCAGCAGCACCAGTGCAAGACCGGCGAGGCAGAGCAGGAGAAACCCGTTGCCCCGGAGTGTGGTTCCCAGAAACGAGATGGAGGGGATTCCCCCGAGCCCCATCGCTCCACCGAGGAAGGGTACGTAGTTGAATGTGGCGACCACGATGAAGTTGATGCCGATGGTGGTGATGGCCAGGAAGTCCTCTT
This region includes:
- the prfB gene encoding peptide chain release factor 2 (programmed frameshift); the encoded protein is MEPTAQLNELEELRSLANELQDSLDLPALEQKSKELLELTGQPDFWSRKDAQELTRQLSAIDEKRQTWQQIRDELEELETIIEMLQENEDRELEGEFAERAARLRKMIDEKQFVLLMNDEYDNHNAILTIHPGAGGLDSQDWAEMLHRLYLRWMENSGFTARILELAQDEEAGIKSATTLVQGDYAYGYLKAERGIHRLVRISPFDTAKRRHTSFASVEVTPEIPENEEVDIKQEDLRIDTFRASGAGGQYVNMTDSAVRITHLPTGMVVSCQNERSQHMNRQMAMQVLRSRLFEKAREERQEHIDTLKGEMKEIGWGNQIRSYVLHPYTLVKDHRTGMEKGNVQAVLDGDIQPFIMAFLRGEGSA
- a CDS encoding biotin--[acetyl-CoA-carboxylase] ligase: MARRLADRGAPHGTIVVAGEQTEGRGRRGNRWCSPRRGGLYLTVVLRQGDSGALMPLLNLAAGLAVRESLQEESGISLALKWPNDVLYNGRKLCGILSEARTAGSTVQYLLLGIGVNTGPLAVFEGIPKQGALPAASLDELNTASLCRERIVVHLLCSLLQYLERQQQEGGREQLLETFARHCCSVGQRLRVRSASETFEAWGAGIGPDGSLLVDRNGETLVLRSEEVFQIREAPAIQSGT
- the hutI gene encoding imidazolonepropionase, with amino-acid sequence MKKLFYNARIHTPEDPGHAPSGSAQKNIRQYPKGALLVHNGVISQIGNEEELRKEIVRNETIIDQEIDCSGRCLIPGFVDPHTHMCFARRREEEFARRLGGASYLEILEKGGGILSSVRSVQEATDRELIDNTVSHALSALSYGTTTVEMKSGYGLDADQELRMLAVISQVAKTTPLTVVPTFMGAHAIPQEDKENPDRFVDRVVREMLPQVASQGIARFCDVFCEQGVFSIEQSRRVLAAAREHGLGLKIHADEVHDLGGAGLAAEMEATSAEHLLAAGEENLRQMAAKGVIGVILPATAYSLKKPYAPVRKMIEMDVPVALATDCNPGSSYTESMPFIFGLAVMNMDMDVEEALTAATLNAAYAIGEERRSGSLDAGKNADFLLLDGATPAILAYHAGVPSVQAVYKLGERVV
- a CDS encoding ABC transporter substrate-binding protein, whose product is MKVVRIAIALMFAVTVCAGAVSAAETVKVGVLAPLTGFAAADGRSVENSVKLAKERINEQGGVLGKDVELVIYDDRADTKEAVALSRKLIQQDQVVAAVGGSYSMPSRAAAQIFNAAQIPFVAAYAVHPDITKAGEFCFRNGFLGTVEGKAAAYVTDTMLEAKTVAMLHADNDFGHALAEGFRVYAKEHGIEILYDKAYPFQEKDYSPYLSRIKELEPDVIVGSGYYFQAGPMIKQARNMGIDAPFIGDEGADSPKFFEIAGDAAEGFIIVTNFNRGSERDIVKSYLSEYRSRFDMEPDMVGASAYDALLIITESINKAGTTDPVEVQQAMENLEDFAGLTGIIKGFTEIGEVVKPVQVQIAKDGRYQYYGVVEEKSLITP
- a CDS encoding ABC transporter ATP-binding protein — its product is MLLDVNDLHVSYGDIEAVHGLSFELDEGEFVSIIGANGAGKTSTLNALMGLVSSVQGSIRFNGRELIGVPPHQRARLGIRVVPEGARTFPQMTVYENILTGVYKMRSKINLETQFQWIYSIFPRLEERANQLANTLSGGERQQVAIARALVSSPRLLLVDEISMGLMPKLVDQVFRVLEQLNRDYGLTILLVEQNALASLRASSRAYVIETGQMALSGNADELLEDQRVRTAYLGL
- a CDS encoding ABC transporter ATP-binding protein — translated: MSESIPILEIRQLSKHFGGLKAVEQVSFSVNTGEILGLIGPNGAGKTTCFNMISGLLQPTSGSILFNGSDVTATAPHAMAYRGIGRTFQVVKPFTELTVLENVTVALGLGDYPSSTGMWKSWKKANIRSRAQEILQSVGIEDLSSQKAGLLPLGNLRRLEIARALALHPKLLLLDESFSGLRHEEITALQTFIQRIRNQGVTVLLIEHNMKVAMSLSDRIVVLDHGSKLAEGAPQEVSDNPDVVEAYLGKEGLGYAS
- a CDS encoding branched-chain amino acid ABC transporter permease, translating into MSSYVVTLTTLFTIQAIVACGLNVIVGFAGQISLGHAAFFGIGAYAAAVLSAKVGLSFWVALPVVLLITGLMGLLLGLPSLRLKEDFLAITTIGINFIVVATFNYVPFLGGAMGLGGIPSISFLGTTLRGNGFLLLCLAGLALVLLVCWWFTRCWAGLACAAIREDETAASSMGISPVRFKLLAFVVGTAMAGLGGALYAHYMHFVSPSDFAFPVSVQLLSILVLGGMGTLWGPVLGAAVLGILPEVFRPLTDYRMFLYAALLLLMIRFQPGGLLGEQSLARSLLRKTFGKGGGTHE